A genome region from Gemmatimonadaceae bacterium includes the following:
- a CDS encoding RNA polymerase sigma factor — protein MTDAELVARTRAGEPDAFGTLVARYYDACWRFAYHMLGERADAEDVVQDTFLRAYLAIGRYDERDQFRGWLFRILTNQCRNAQTSRGRRTRRFVQDDTALDTAPAPPPGVSAGVEDAALIKALAQLDPQQREALLLKYAEGLEYSEMSAMTGAGESALKMRVKRGSERLRALLGTLPDLLEER, from the coding sequence ATGACCGACGCGGAACTGGTCGCCCGGACCCGTGCCGGAGAGCCGGACGCCTTCGGAACGCTGGTCGCGCGGTATTACGACGCGTGCTGGCGGTTCGCCTACCACATGCTCGGAGAACGCGCGGATGCGGAAGACGTGGTGCAGGACACGTTCCTGCGGGCCTATCTCGCGATCGGCCGGTACGACGAACGTGACCAGTTCCGCGGCTGGCTGTTCCGCATCCTGACGAACCAGTGTCGAAACGCGCAGACCTCTCGCGGTCGTCGGACCCGGCGCTTTGTGCAGGACGACACGGCGCTCGATACGGCGCCGGCGCCGCCCCCGGGGGTGTCGGCGGGCGTGGAGGATGCGGCGCTGATCAAGGCGCTCGCGCAGTTGGATCCCCAACAGCGCGAGGCGTTGCTGCTGAAGTACGCCGAAGGGCTCGAGTACTCGGAGATGTCGGCGATGACCGGGGCCGGCGAATCGGCGTTGAAAATGCGCGTGAAACGCGGCAGCGAACGCTTGCGGGCGCTGCTGGGCACGTTGCCGGATCTTTTGGAGGAGCGATGA